One window of the Nocardia huaxiensis genome contains the following:
- a CDS encoding WhiB family transcriptional regulator, which translates to MNAFDFFGSSSSAVPGVVWTEKACATVYPDTFFPSSLRGVHAAQRICAGCPVLAECAELALRTDLVECVVASVWIPNPHNRPEIADIARRQLADVAASGEPAAPVSKERGPQDRTQRWNDPDFQSRVNALLDARMTWERIAVRLDCSVETARNAYKAAQAIKSSAQSEAAA; encoded by the coding sequence ATGAACGCCTTCGACTTCTTCGGTAGCTCTAGCTCTGCCGTCCCTGGGGTGGTGTGGACCGAAAAAGCCTGTGCCACTGTCTATCCCGACACCTTCTTCCCTTCCAGCCTGCGTGGGGTACATGCCGCCCAGCGGATCTGCGCGGGCTGCCCGGTACTGGCCGAGTGCGCGGAACTGGCGCTGCGCACGGACCTGGTGGAATGCGTAGTCGCCTCGGTGTGGATCCCGAACCCACACAACCGCCCGGAGATCGCCGACATCGCGCGCAGGCAGCTCGCCGATGTCGCCGCGAGTGGCGAGCCGGCCGCCCCGGTGAGCAAGGAACGGGGCCCGCAGGACAGGACTCAGCGGTGGAATGATCCCGACTTCCAGTCCCGAGTGAACGCCCTGCTCGATGCCCGGATGACCTGGGAGCGGATCGCGGTCAGGCTGGACTGCTCGGTCGAGACCGCCCGCAACGCCTACAAGGCCGCACAGGCGATCAAATCCTCCGCCCAGTCAGAAGCGGCGGCGTGA
- a CDS encoding toprim domain-containing protein, producing MEPQASHGRSWQLITSALTARMGPGKPGTRWTLYLCPVHEADGQHHNPSLGVRYDPAQAKTIVRCFAHCDDVDVLASLDLQVRDMWDRLPDRNPNQPNRRQETRTPPSRTAGMSLADKAIDYAAFPRPEKPDLGAPVGPAENVEAYVYRWANGSVEGAVTRTRTPHERGEAKGFWQARWTGTNWERTGFAPIPFRLPEVVDAVNQGRDIYVVEGEKDVQRAHAAGLVATCNAMGAGSWTREHAAWLAGATRVIVVADYDRPGYRHADKVAQSLHGQVGEVRVLQAAVGKDLSDHLDAGLGVDDLAMVPYLDRHYRQPITQQRPVTRSR from the coding sequence ATGGAACCGCAAGCCTCACACGGCCGTTCGTGGCAGCTGATCACCTCCGCGCTGACCGCCCGCATGGGACCAGGCAAGCCCGGAACTCGATGGACGCTGTATCTGTGCCCGGTCCACGAGGCCGACGGCCAGCACCACAATCCCTCGCTCGGTGTCCGCTACGACCCCGCCCAGGCCAAGACCATCGTGCGCTGCTTCGCCCACTGCGACGACGTGGACGTACTGGCCAGCCTGGATCTGCAGGTGCGCGACATGTGGGACCGGCTGCCCGACCGCAACCCGAACCAACCGAATCGGCGGCAGGAGACCCGCACTCCGCCGTCGCGGACTGCCGGAATGTCGTTGGCGGACAAGGCCATCGACTACGCCGCATTTCCGCGACCGGAGAAACCCGACCTCGGGGCACCGGTTGGGCCGGCGGAGAATGTCGAAGCCTACGTCTACCGCTGGGCCAACGGCAGCGTCGAAGGTGCGGTCACCCGCACCCGCACCCCGCACGAACGCGGCGAGGCCAAAGGGTTCTGGCAGGCCCGCTGGACCGGAACCAACTGGGAACGCACCGGTTTCGCACCGATCCCGTTCCGGCTCCCGGAAGTCGTCGACGCCGTCAACCAGGGCCGAGACATCTACGTGGTCGAGGGCGAGAAGGACGTGCAACGCGCCCACGCTGCGGGGCTGGTCGCCACCTGCAACGCGATGGGCGCGGGCAGCTGGACCCGTGAGCACGCCGCCTGGCTGGCCGGCGCCACTCGGGTGATTGTGGTCGCTGACTACGACCGGCCCGGCTACCGCCACGCCGACAAGGTCGCCCAGAGCCTGCACGGCCAGGTCGGCGAAGTCCGGGTGCTGCAGGCCGCGGTCGGCAAGGACCTGTCCGATCACCTCGACGCCGGCCTCGGCGTCGACGACCTGGCAATGGTGCCGTACCTGGATCGCCACTACCGCCAACCCATCACCCAGCAGCGGCCCGTAACCCGCAGCCGCTGA
- a CDS encoding DUF2637 domain-containing protein, whose protein sequence is MTGNDAGANAVRSNDAAHRNAPTDKHAGAQALPRTEAETAAVRFFWGELILVALMSIAGNAVHAVLNAPPGLAVVAAFVAMFPPVALLTATHGVGLLVRARANATLAYWSVVVLTSAIAAIAFRLSFDALRDLAIQVGMTADLAWLVPLIIDGAIGQATVALLVLARTPRTDNTPPNPAVRNETEPVRTPDTVRTVSVREVHTETRSTATELGPPYSMAELEAAHPNAIEMDSAHDRWTEIAESVCHADPAGRRDPEKVAAILRLKFEQNWSHSRIAEHVELSSSAVTRTLTAAREHIGGGTEGGALQWTE, encoded by the coding sequence GTGACCGGCAACGACGCCGGTGCGAACGCGGTGCGCAGCAACGACGCTGCGCACCGCAACGCACCAACCGACAAACACGCCGGTGCGCAGGCCCTCCCACGCACCGAAGCCGAAACCGCGGCCGTCCGATTCTTCTGGGGCGAGCTGATCCTCGTCGCGCTCATGTCGATCGCCGGCAATGCCGTCCACGCCGTGCTCAACGCACCGCCCGGACTGGCCGTGGTCGCGGCATTCGTGGCGATGTTCCCGCCCGTGGCGCTGCTGACCGCCACCCACGGCGTCGGCTTGCTGGTACGGGCGCGGGCGAACGCGACGCTGGCTTATTGGTCTGTTGTGGTCCTCACCAGCGCCATCGCCGCCATCGCGTTCCGGCTCTCGTTCGATGCCCTGCGCGATTTGGCCATCCAGGTCGGAATGACCGCCGATCTGGCATGGCTGGTTCCGTTGATCATCGACGGCGCGATCGGACAGGCCACCGTCGCCCTGCTCGTCCTCGCCCGCACCCCACGCACCGACAACACCCCGCCGAATCCGGCGGTGCGCAACGAGACCGAACCGGTGCGCACCCCCGACACCGTACGCACCGTGTCGGTGCGCGAGGTCCACACCGAAACCCGCTCCACCGCCACCGAACTCGGCCCTCCGTACTCCATGGCCGAGCTGGAAGCGGCGCACCCGAACGCCATTGAGATGGACAGTGCGCACGATCGGTGGACCGAAATCGCCGAATCGGTGTGCCATGCCGACCCCGCCGGCCGCCGCGACCCGGAGAAGGTCGCCGCCATCCTGCGGCTGAAATTCGAACAGAACTGGTCACATTCGCGAATCGCCGAGCATGTTGAACTCAGCTCGTCTGCGGTTACCCGCACCCTCACGGCGGCTCGGGAGCATATCGGCGGCGGAACGGAAGGAGGAGCCCTGCAATGGACGGAATGA
- a CDS encoding helix-turn-helix domain-containing protein, whose translation MDGMSPTGIRETGWYTTEEVAALLKVDPSSLRRWRTGEPRQGPPFVQISGRVTRYYGADVMAYLKGKRIDPAVA comes from the coding sequence ATGGACGGAATGAGCCCAACGGGGATCCGTGAAACTGGCTGGTATACAACCGAAGAGGTTGCAGCCCTGCTGAAGGTCGACCCGTCCAGTCTGCGACGCTGGCGAACTGGTGAGCCACGGCAAGGCCCGCCGTTCGTTCAGATCTCGGGCAGGGTGACCCGGTACTACGGTGCAGATGTCATGGCCTACTTGAAGGGCAAGCGAATCGATCCGGCGGTCGCGTGA
- a CDS encoding tyrosine-type recombinase/integrase: MVNGKVQIPLGVTVTGDIEERGKVSSFRARVRWKHPVTKKRASKSESFGTREEAEEWIEKIKQAAERGVDPKTATATLKEYGSTNWDIAMRGIEPKTLDPYRAGWRVRIVPTLGHLQVTMITAGVADRAVTQWISEGCSRSTVKNTLAALGRVIDQAVRDELIDRNRVEVNGWQKQYKRYEDELENPRELALPNWEALTTLADALVDSSSDHYYGWGDVVTFMACTATRIGEVSGCRVRDIDTDKWIWNLRRQTTPGPGGMQDKGTKGKRSRSIPIIEEVRPLVQRTIARAHARIESDPALRNSDETTRREALRNARLFIGPRGGRIETGVLRRATDWDRVVTELGYEHLRRHDLRHTGLTWLADAGVLPHRLQRIAGHSDPAITQRYLHPDIEAIQNDGDKLSLHLRGRDGPKLVPRLRIVK, encoded by the coding sequence ATGGTGAACGGCAAGGTCCAGATCCCGCTCGGTGTCACGGTCACCGGCGACATAGAGGAGCGCGGCAAGGTGTCTTCCTTCCGCGCTCGGGTGCGCTGGAAGCATCCGGTCACCAAGAAGCGCGCTTCGAAGTCCGAGTCATTCGGCACCCGCGAGGAGGCTGAGGAGTGGATCGAGAAGATCAAGCAAGCGGCCGAGCGAGGCGTAGATCCGAAGACCGCCACGGCGACGCTCAAAGAGTACGGAAGTACGAACTGGGACATCGCAATGCGTGGAATCGAGCCCAAAACGTTGGACCCCTACCGAGCCGGCTGGCGGGTTCGGATAGTCCCGACGCTCGGGCACCTCCAGGTCACCATGATCACCGCAGGTGTCGCCGACCGTGCAGTGACACAGTGGATCTCCGAAGGGTGCAGTCGGTCCACGGTCAAGAACACCCTGGCAGCGCTGGGCAGGGTAATTGACCAAGCCGTTCGCGACGAATTGATCGATCGCAACCGAGTGGAAGTCAATGGGTGGCAGAAGCAATACAAGCGCTACGAGGACGAACTGGAGAATCCGCGGGAGCTGGCCCTGCCGAACTGGGAGGCGCTGACAACGCTCGCGGACGCACTGGTCGACTCCTCATCGGACCACTACTACGGATGGGGTGATGTGGTCACGTTCATGGCGTGCACCGCCACCCGCATCGGTGAAGTGTCCGGATGCCGAGTGCGCGACATCGACACCGACAAGTGGATCTGGAATCTGCGGCGCCAGACAACCCCAGGCCCGGGCGGGATGCAGGACAAGGGCACCAAAGGCAAACGCTCCCGATCGATTCCGATCATCGAGGAGGTACGGCCACTCGTGCAAAGAACGATTGCCCGCGCTCACGCCCGGATCGAATCCGATCCCGCGCTGAGGAATTCGGACGAAACCACGCGGCGTGAGGCTCTCCGGAACGCACGATTGTTCATCGGTCCCCGCGGAGGACGGATAGAGACCGGAGTGCTGCGCCGCGCCACGGATTGGGACAGGGTCGTCACCGAACTTGGGTATGAGCATCTTCGTCGTCACGATCTCCGGCACACCGGTCTGACATGGCTCGCTGATGCCGGCGTCCTGCCGCACCGCCTTCAACGGATCGCGGGGCACAGCGATCCGGCAATCACACAGCGGTATCTGCACCCCGACATCGAAGCCATACAGAACGACGGGGACAAGCTGTCTCTGCACCTCCGAGGCCGAGATGGTCCCAAGTTGGTCCCAAGGCTCCGCATCGTGAAATGA
- a CDS encoding sugar porter family MFS transporter: MTGTQADGPNRRRPHPDSIAMPGDIAPHVIFVAAAAALGGFLFGYDSAVINGAVTGIRDDFGVSTGTTGFIVAAALPGAAVGALIAGWLADRLGRVRVMQIGAFLFAVSGIGSMFAFSDVDLTIWRFVGGVAIGIASVVAPAYIAEISPPSYRGRLASFQQLAIVLGIAFSAVVNYLIAQAAGGSNSAELAGLSAWRWMLGAEVIPALVYGAMAFLIPESPRHLIATGREAEARKVLAEVENDPAHLDERVAEIHAAMAGEVRSRPTDLLSHSRSILLPIVWIGIGLSAFQQLVGINVIFYYSSLLWQQVGIDTSNSLLVSMISSIINILGTVIAMALVDRIGRKPLLLIGSTGMFLALALCAWMFTYVAGTEDDPTMPQTQGVIALISANMYVLFFALSWGVVVWVLLGEMFPSHIRAIALSVAASAQWLTNWLITVSFPSLSSWSLAGAYALYALAALLSIPFVHYLIRETKGRTLESMG; the protein is encoded by the coding sequence GTGACCGGCACCCAGGCGGACGGCCCCAACCGTCGACGACCCCACCCGGACTCCATCGCGATGCCCGGCGACATAGCCCCCCACGTCATCTTCGTCGCCGCCGCGGCAGCCCTGGGCGGGTTCCTCTTCGGCTACGACTCCGCCGTCATCAACGGCGCGGTCACCGGCATCCGCGACGATTTCGGCGTCTCCACCGGCACCACCGGCTTCATCGTCGCCGCCGCCCTCCCCGGCGCGGCCGTCGGCGCCCTCATCGCGGGCTGGCTCGCCGACCGTCTCGGCCGCGTGCGCGTCATGCAGATCGGCGCCTTCCTCTTCGCCGTCAGCGGCATCGGCAGCATGTTCGCCTTCAGCGACGTCGACCTCACCATCTGGCGTTTCGTCGGCGGCGTCGCCATCGGCATCGCCTCGGTGGTGGCCCCCGCCTACATCGCCGAGATCTCCCCACCCAGCTACCGCGGCCGCCTGGCAAGCTTCCAGCAGCTGGCCATCGTCCTCGGCATCGCCTTCTCCGCCGTGGTCAACTACCTCATCGCCCAGGCGGCAGGCGGCTCCAACAGCGCCGAACTGGCCGGCCTGTCGGCCTGGCGCTGGATGCTCGGCGCCGAGGTCATCCCCGCCCTCGTCTACGGCGCCATGGCCTTCCTCATCCCCGAATCCCCCCGCCACCTCATCGCCACCGGCCGCGAAGCCGAAGCCCGCAAAGTCCTCGCCGAAGTCGAGAACGACCCCGCCCACCTCGACGAGCGAGTAGCCGAGATCCACGCCGCCATGGCAGGCGAAGTCCGTTCCCGCCCAACAGATCTGCTCAGCCACTCGCGCAGCATCCTGCTCCCCATCGTCTGGATAGGCATCGGCCTGTCCGCCTTCCAGCAGCTGGTGGGCATCAACGTCATCTTCTACTACTCCTCCCTGCTCTGGCAGCAGGTGGGCATCGACACCTCCAATTCCCTTCTGGTATCGATGATCTCCTCCATCATCAATATCCTCGGCACAGTCATAGCCATGGCCCTGGTGGACCGCATAGGCCGCAAACCCCTGCTCCTCATCGGCTCCACCGGCATGTTCCTGGCGCTGGCCCTCTGCGCCTGGATGTTCACCTACGTCGCCGGCACCGAAGACGACCCCACCATGCCCCAGACCCAAGGCGTCATAGCCCTCATCTCAGCCAACATGTACGTCCTGTTCTTCGCCCTCTCCTGGGGCGTAGTCGTCTGGGTCCTCCTCGGCGAAATGTTCCCCTCCCACATCCGAGCCATAGCCCTCTCGGTAGCCGCCAGCGCCCAATGGCTCACCAACTGGCTCATCACAGTCTCCTTCCCCTCCCTCTCCTCCTGGTCCCTCGCAGGCGCCTACGCCCTCTACGCCCTGGCCGCCCTCCTCTCCATCCCCTTCGTCCACTACCTCATCCGAGAAACCAAGGGCCGCACCCTCGAATCCATGGGCTGA
- a CDS encoding DUF2505 domain-containing protein has protein sequence MCDRLHWEQRVAELGERRATLTRFSAGHGVTTAEVTNVVAPHLLPKAAARYGDITVQIEEHWHELVGDVARGVMHGRVAAARLQVEGSFRLRASGSAACVLSLDGTVASALPLVGRAVEAGLAKEIPEGFTRNCEFIRQWVERQS, from the coding sequence CTGTGCGACCGCCTGCACTGGGAGCAGCGGGTGGCGGAACTCGGGGAGCGGCGGGCCACGCTCACCAGGTTCAGCGCGGGACATGGTGTCACCACCGCGGAGGTGACCAATGTGGTCGCACCCCACCTGCTGCCGAAGGCGGCGGCGCGGTACGGGGACATCACGGTGCAGATCGAGGAGCACTGGCACGAGCTGGTCGGCGACGTGGCGCGAGGCGTGATGCACGGCCGGGTCGCGGCGGCGCGGTTGCAGGTGGAGGGATCGTTTCGATTGCGGGCAAGCGGATCTGCGGCCTGTGTGCTGTCCCTGGACGGGACGGTGGCATCGGCGCTTCCGCTAGTCGGCCGGGCGGTCGAAGCCGGTCTCGCCAAGGAAATACCCGAAGGCTTCACTCGCAATTGCGAGTTCATCCGACAATGGGTGGAACGGCAGTCCTAG
- a CDS encoding NAD(P)H-dependent flavin oxidoreductase: protein MALRTEFTELLAIEHPIASAPMGGSAGGELAAAVSNAGGLGLLGAGRCDLDWIERELAILDEHTDRPWGIGFQSWATEPAKLERALEFRPHAVMLAFGDPTPLIAPVRAAGALLLMQVTDMAEAEQAVAAGADVIIAQGTECGGHGARRGRSTLTFVPVVADLAAPTPVLAAGGIADGRGLAAALTLGAAGALVGTRFQAATEALVAMETSTAIIKGRGQDTERSAVLDIVREVPWPAEYTARTLAHPFLEQWRDREAELAQDADARRGYRAAVARGDLPPSPVWASEAIDLIDDVRPAAELVGALVAEAEAAFGRALGVSGRG from the coding sequence ATGGCATTACGGACCGAATTCACGGAACTGTTGGCAATCGAACATCCCATTGCGTCGGCGCCGATGGGTGGGTCGGCGGGCGGCGAGCTGGCCGCCGCGGTCTCCAATGCCGGTGGGCTGGGCCTGCTGGGCGCGGGGCGTTGTGATCTCGACTGGATCGAGCGGGAATTGGCGATCCTCGACGAGCACACCGACAGGCCGTGGGGGATCGGGTTCCAGTCCTGGGCCACCGAACCGGCCAAGCTGGAGCGTGCGCTGGAGTTTCGGCCGCACGCGGTGATGCTCGCCTTCGGCGATCCGACGCCGCTCATCGCACCGGTTCGCGCCGCCGGTGCGCTGCTCCTCATGCAGGTCACCGATATGGCCGAGGCGGAGCAGGCGGTCGCTGCGGGCGCGGACGTCATCATCGCCCAGGGCACCGAATGCGGTGGGCACGGCGCCCGGCGTGGGCGGTCCACCCTGACCTTCGTGCCGGTGGTCGCGGACCTGGCCGCGCCGACACCGGTGCTCGCGGCGGGCGGAATCGCCGATGGACGCGGACTGGCGGCCGCCTTGACGTTGGGAGCAGCCGGCGCGCTGGTCGGAACCAGGTTCCAGGCGGCTACCGAGGCGCTGGTCGCGATGGAGACCAGCACGGCGATCATCAAGGGGCGCGGGCAGGACACCGAGCGCAGTGCGGTGCTCGATATCGTCCGCGAGGTGCCGTGGCCGGCCGAATACACCGCCCGCACCCTCGCCCACCCATTCCTCGAGCAGTGGCGGGATCGAGAGGCCGAGCTCGCGCAGGACGCGGACGCCCGGCGCGGCTACCGTGCGGCCGTGGCGCGCGGTGACCTCCCGCCGAGCCCGGTATGGGCAAGTGAGGCAATCGATTTGATCGACGACGTGCGCCCGGCCGCAGAACTCGTCGGCGCGCTCGTCGCCGAGGCGGAGGCGGCGTTCGGGCGGGCGCTGGGAGTGTCCGGGCGCGGATGA
- a CDS encoding LysR family transcriptional regulator, whose protein sequence is MAVTSATSRPNPDDLLVLLAVGRSGRYVSAADELGLNHTTISRRIAALEQALGGRVLTRGASGWELTDLGREALTAAEAIESAVRSLTSSTTSLEGMVRMSATDGFSAYLAAPAVAAVQRTHPKLAVEIITATRRASPQRSSMDLEVVVGKPQVRRAEAVSLGDYTLGLYAARSYAATRGLPESIDDLSDHPLVYFIDSMLQVDDLDLAPAFAPLMRESITSTNVFVHVEATRAAAGLGLLPCFMADRHPDLIRVLPDQVAVRLTYWLVARRETLRRPEVAAIVESLRAEVHSRRDMLLGTGSTHTG, encoded by the coding sequence ATGGCCGTGACCTCCGCCACTTCCCGCCCCAACCCCGACGACCTGCTCGTCCTGCTCGCCGTGGGACGCAGCGGGCGGTACGTGTCCGCGGCCGACGAACTGGGCCTCAACCACACGACGATCTCGCGGCGGATCGCGGCGCTGGAGCAGGCGCTGGGCGGGCGGGTGCTCACCCGCGGGGCGAGCGGCTGGGAGCTCACCGATCTGGGCCGCGAAGCCTTGACGGCCGCGGAGGCGATCGAATCCGCCGTGCGCTCCTTGACTTCCAGCACCACCTCACTGGAGGGCATGGTCCGCATGTCCGCCACCGACGGCTTCAGCGCCTACCTGGCCGCGCCCGCCGTCGCCGCCGTCCAGCGCACCCACCCCAAACTCGCGGTCGAGATCATCACCGCCACCCGCCGCGCCTCACCGCAGCGCTCGAGCATGGATCTCGAAGTGGTCGTGGGCAAACCACAGGTCCGCCGGGCCGAAGCCGTGTCCCTCGGCGACTACACCCTGGGCCTCTACGCCGCCCGCTCCTACGCCGCGACCCGCGGGCTCCCCGAATCCATCGACGACCTCTCCGACCATCCCCTGGTCTATTTCATCGACTCCATGCTCCAGGTGGACGACCTCGACCTGGCCCCCGCCTTCGCACCCCTGATGCGCGAATCCATCACCTCCACAAACGTTTTCGTCCACGTCGAAGCCACCCGCGCCGCAGCCGGCCTCGGCCTGCTCCCCTGCTTCATGGCCGACCGCCACCCCGACCTGATCCGCGTCCTCCCCGATCAGGTCGCCGTCCGCCTCACCTACTGGCTCGTCGCCCGCCGCGAAACCCTGCGCCGCCCCGAGGTGGCGGCCATCGTGGAATCGCTACGCGCCGAAGTGCATTCGCGCCGCGACATGCTGCTGGGCACCGGCTCGACCCACACGGGCTGA
- a CDS encoding MFS transporter: MSVRETEPTGASLAGLRRVVAASMAGTVVEWYEFFLYGTAATLVFNKVFFAKGTSDLDAILAAFVTYAVGFAARPLGGIVFGHFGDKYGRKKLLQLSLLLVGAATFLMGCLPTFAQVGYWAPALLVALRFIQGFAVGGEWGGAVLLVAEHSPSRSRAFWASWPQAAVPVGNMLATVVLLALTSTLSDAAFLSWGWRVAFWLSAVVVLIGYYVRTKITDAPIFVAAQQLAEQEKAASFSAVEVLKRYPRGVFTAMGLRLGENIFYYLVVTFSITYLKVHVGANTKTILWWLLAAHAVHFAVIPVAGRLSDRFGRRPIYLIGALTAGSWGFFAFPMMDSKHNAVILTAIIIGLVFHAFMYSAQPAIMAEMFPTRMRYSGVSLGYQVTSIVAGSLAPIIAVKLLDRFGSSVPIAVYLAAACAITVVAVLFARETRGANLEDLDRADAEALAAQADSTIAPAKAVTA; this comes from the coding sequence ATGAGCGTGCGCGAGACGGAGCCCACGGGCGCGTCACTGGCCGGGCTGCGGCGAGTGGTGGCGGCGTCCATGGCCGGGACCGTGGTCGAATGGTACGAGTTCTTTCTCTATGGCACGGCGGCGACGCTGGTGTTCAACAAGGTGTTCTTCGCCAAGGGGACCAGTGATCTGGATGCCATCCTCGCGGCATTCGTCACCTACGCGGTGGGTTTCGCGGCGCGGCCGCTGGGCGGCATCGTCTTCGGGCACTTCGGCGACAAGTACGGGCGCAAGAAGCTGCTGCAGCTGAGCCTGCTGCTGGTGGGTGCGGCGACCTTCCTCATGGGCTGTCTGCCGACCTTCGCGCAGGTGGGGTATTGGGCCCCGGCGCTGCTGGTGGCGCTGCGGTTCATTCAGGGTTTCGCGGTCGGCGGTGAATGGGGCGGCGCGGTTCTGCTTGTGGCCGAACACAGTCCGAGTCGCAGTCGCGCGTTCTGGGCGTCGTGGCCGCAGGCGGCGGTGCCGGTGGGCAATATGCTCGCCACCGTCGTGCTGCTGGCGCTGACCTCCACGCTGTCGGATGCCGCCTTCCTCTCGTGGGGCTGGCGCGTGGCGTTCTGGCTGTCGGCGGTGGTGGTGCTGATCGGCTACTACGTGCGCACCAAGATCACCGATGCGCCCATCTTCGTGGCCGCGCAGCAGCTGGCCGAGCAGGAGAAGGCCGCCTCGTTCAGCGCCGTCGAGGTGCTGAAGCGTTATCCGCGTGGGGTTTTCACCGCCATGGGCCTGCGGCTCGGCGAGAACATCTTCTACTACCTGGTGGTCACGTTCTCCATCACCTACCTGAAGGTGCACGTCGGGGCGAACACCAAGACGATTCTGTGGTGGCTGCTGGCCGCGCACGCCGTGCACTTCGCGGTCATTCCGGTGGCGGGGCGGCTCAGCGACCGGTTCGGGCGGCGGCCCATCTATCTGATCGGTGCGCTCACCGCCGGCAGCTGGGGTTTCTTCGCCTTCCCCATGATGGATTCCAAACACAATGCGGTGATTCTGACCGCGATCATCATCGGCCTGGTGTTCCACGCGTTCATGTACTCGGCGCAGCCGGCCATCATGGCCGAGATGTTCCCCACCCGCATGCGGTATTCCGGTGTGTCCCTGGGCTATCAGGTGACCTCCATCGTGGCCGGATCGCTCGCGCCGATCATCGCGGTGAAGCTGCTCGACAGGTTCGGGTCCTCGGTGCCCATCGCCGTGTATCTCGCGGCGGCGTGTGCGATCACGGTGGTCGCGGTGCTGTTCGCCCGGGAGACCAGGGGCGCGAACCTGGAGGATCTGGATCGCGCCGATGCGGAAGCGCTGGCCGCGCAGGCTGATTCGACCATCGCCCCGGCCAAGGCGGTGACGGCGTGA
- a CDS encoding 3-hydroxybutyrate dehydrogenase: MSDGLAGRTALVTGGASGIGAACARELAARGVTVTVADIDGAGAKEVAAEIGGHAWEVDLLEVAALEELRLEVDILVNNAGVQTVSPIVDFPPDRFRMMLALMVEAPFLLTRAALPHMYAQGHGRIVNLSSVHGIRASAFKSAYVTAKHALEGLSKVTALEGGPHGVTSNCVNPGYVRTPLVDRQIADQAAAHGIAEQDVVERIMLTENAIKRLVEPEEVASLVAWLASDAARMVTGASYTMDGGWSAR; this comes from the coding sequence GTGAGCGACGGTCTGGCAGGCCGCACCGCGCTGGTCACCGGCGGCGCGAGCGGTATCGGAGCCGCCTGCGCCCGGGAGCTGGCCGCGCGCGGCGTGACGGTCACCGTCGCCGATATCGACGGCGCCGGTGCGAAGGAGGTGGCCGCCGAAATCGGCGGCCACGCCTGGGAAGTCGACCTGCTCGAGGTCGCGGCGCTGGAGGAACTGCGGCTCGAGGTGGACATCCTGGTGAACAACGCGGGTGTGCAGACCGTCAGCCCGATCGTCGACTTTCCGCCCGACCGCTTCCGGATGATGCTGGCGCTCATGGTCGAAGCGCCGTTCCTGCTCACCCGCGCGGCGCTGCCGCACATGTACGCGCAGGGGCACGGGCGCATCGTGAATCTCTCGTCCGTGCACGGAATCCGGGCCTCCGCCTTCAAATCCGCGTACGTCACCGCCAAGCACGCCCTGGAGGGGCTGTCCAAGGTGACGGCGCTCGAGGGCGGGCCGCACGGGGTCACCAGCAATTGCGTGAACCCCGGCTATGTGCGAACACCGCTGGTGGACAGGCAGATCGCCGATCAGGCCGCCGCGCACGGCATTGCCGAACAGGATGTGGTGGAGCGAATCATGTTGACCGAGAACGCCATCAAGCGACTCGTCGAACCCGAGGAGGTCGCCTCGCTGGTGGCCTGGTTGGCCTCGGACGCGGCGCGCATGGTGACCGGTGCGTCCTACACCATGGACGGCGGATGGAGCGCCCGATGA